In Paenibacillus hexagrammi, the following are encoded in one genomic region:
- a CDS encoding NfeD family protein gives MLAQLSAFLTHPVTATVLLVVGIAGIALELLFLSSGLLAAAGIAGFGMYFLGYYLAGYASLGDLAVFGLGIVLLLLELVVPSFGILSVLGAICLFGGVLMASSDPKEAAIILGIALLLSVVVIALAVKYFNHRGVWNRFILREQLTSEQGFTSSPDRVYLLDAEGTAITPLRPAGTALIGDARVDVVTDGEFIEKGKPIKVTYVEGNRIVVKEIRPLVNP, from the coding sequence GTGTTGGCTCAACTATCCGCTTTTTTAACTCATCCCGTCACGGCAACGGTGCTGCTTGTAGTGGGGATTGCAGGAATCGCGCTGGAGCTGTTGTTTCTGAGCAGCGGGTTATTAGCTGCCGCGGGGATAGCGGGATTCGGCATGTATTTTCTTGGCTACTACTTGGCGGGCTACGCAAGCCTAGGTGATTTAGCTGTTTTCGGTTTAGGGATCGTCCTGCTGCTTCTCGAACTCGTCGTACCCAGCTTCGGGATATTGAGCGTACTTGGTGCCATATGTTTATTTGGTGGTGTCTTGATGGCTTCCTCGGATCCTAAAGAAGCAGCCATCATCTTGGGCATTGCACTGCTCCTTTCAGTTGTCGTCATCGCACTTGCTGTGAAGTATTTCAATCATCGTGGCGTCTGGAATCGCTTTATTTTAAGAGAGCAATTAACGTCAGAGCAAGGCTTTACCTCTAGCCCAGATCGCGTATACTTGCTTGATGCCGAGGGAACGGCGATAACCCCGCTTAGACCGGCAGGGACAGCGCTCATCGGAGATGCTCGTGTTGATGTTGTAACAGATGGAGAATTTATTGAAAAAGGCAAGCCGATCAAAGTGACATACGTCGAAGGGAATCGAATCGTTGTAAAAGAGATTAGACCACTTGTGAATCCTTAG
- the floA gene encoding flotillin-like protein FloA (flotillin-like protein involved in membrane lipid rafts) has product MNLEPSLYLLFLAAIVIIALAVLLSVVPVMLWISALASGVRISIITLIAMRLRRVIPSRIVNPMIKATKAGLNLSINQLESHFLAGGNVDRVVNALIAAHRANIHLEFERAAAIDLAGRDVLMAVQMSVNPRVIETPTVSAVAKNGIEVKVIARVTVRANIDRLVGGAGEETIIARVGEGIVTTVGSSDAHKDVLENPDMISRTVLGKGLDAGTAFEILSIDIADVDVGKNIGAHLQTEQAEADKRIAQAKAEERRAMAVAAEQEMKAKVIEMRAKVVESESQVPLAMAEALRSGQLGVMDYMNLKNIDADTQMRSSLGKMNDSGKGEKE; this is encoded by the coding sequence ATGAATTTGGAACCGAGTTTATATTTACTCTTCTTAGCCGCAATTGTCATCATTGCGCTAGCGGTATTACTTAGTGTAGTGCCCGTTATGCTGTGGATTTCTGCATTGGCTTCAGGAGTAAGAATCAGTATTATTACACTCATTGCCATGCGGCTGCGACGAGTTATTCCTAGTCGAATAGTGAATCCAATGATTAAGGCAACCAAAGCTGGACTTAATCTGAGCATCAATCAGCTCGAAAGCCACTTCTTGGCCGGAGGGAACGTGGACCGTGTTGTGAATGCCTTGATTGCCGCCCACCGGGCCAATATCCATCTGGAATTCGAACGTGCTGCCGCGATTGATTTGGCAGGCCGGGACGTCTTGATGGCTGTGCAAATGAGTGTAAACCCTCGTGTGATTGAAACGCCTACCGTATCCGCTGTAGCCAAGAACGGTATTGAAGTCAAAGTTATTGCAAGAGTGACGGTGCGAGCTAACATTGACCGGTTGGTTGGAGGAGCAGGAGAGGAAACGATTATAGCCCGTGTAGGTGAAGGGATCGTTACTACAGTGGGCAGCAGCGACGCTCACAAGGATGTTTTGGAGAATCCAGATATGATTTCACGTACTGTGTTAGGTAAAGGGTTGGATGCCGGAACGGCGTTCGAAATATTGTCTATTGACATAGCTGATGTTGATGTCGGTAAAAATATTGGCGCTCATTTGCAAACAGAGCAGGCTGAGGCTGATAAACGCATCGCCCAGGCAAAGGCTGAGGAACGCAGAGCGATGGCGGTGGCCGCAGAGCAGGAGATGAAGGCCAAGGTCATTGAAATGCGTGCGAAGGTCGTGGAGTCGGAGTCGCAAGTACCCCTGGCGATGGCTGAAGCCCTTCGCAGCGGACAATTAGGTGTGATGGATTACATGAATTTAAAAAATATTGATGCAGACACCCAAATGAGATCCTCGTTAGGCAAGATGAACGATAGCGGCAAGGGCGAAAAGGAATAG
- the yqfC gene encoding sporulation protein YqfC, translating to MRRLTRKWNQFTAKILDLPQDVVQDLPRITMIGNVQLYVENHRGVLHFSSESLRLELTKGKLEVYGKELVIRAILSEEVFIEGLIDDVRYIP from the coding sequence ATGCGTCGCTTGACCCGCAAATGGAACCAGTTTACGGCCAAAATCCTCGATCTTCCTCAGGACGTGGTACAGGATTTGCCGCGCATCACGATGATTGGCAACGTACAGCTTTACGTGGAAAATCACCGCGGCGTGCTTCATTTTTCCAGTGAGTCTTTGAGGCTCGAGCTAACAAAAGGAAAGCTGGAAGTGTACGGCAAAGAGCTTGTCATCCGAGCTATTTTATCTGAAGAAGTATTCATTGAGGGTCTTATAGATGATGTGAGGTATATACCTTAA
- the yqfD gene encoding sporulation protein YqfD produces MKQSMFIARIRGYVRIELRGKDCERLINPIMEKGISMWDIRPKDRNNMELCIMVKDFFSLRPILKGTGCKLHVLERFGFPFFLDKLGRRKIFIGGLLTFVIALYVLTSMVWQISIEGNEQITKAEIMQAASQQGIHKFQWKFRMKSSEELSREIQNMLPRAAWVGVEIRGTHVVIKVVEATIPDKNPLMNPRNLVASKNALVTEIYSDRGRPMVKPNTYVRKGDVLISGIIGDEENSQVVVASGKVKGIVWYTSHIEAPLTKSYKAYTGESSYRRYLVFGTRALQLTGYGKLPYEASEIIPNRKKLQLGAFTLPVGWLSEKVMEGSNDQ; encoded by the coding sequence ATGAAGCAATCCATGTTCATTGCTCGAATCCGGGGGTATGTTCGCATAGAGCTGCGGGGAAAAGATTGCGAGAGATTAATTAACCCCATCATGGAGAAAGGAATCTCCATGTGGGACATACGGCCGAAGGACCGGAACAACATGGAGCTCTGCATCATGGTGAAAGATTTCTTCAGTCTTCGCCCGATTTTGAAAGGGACAGGCTGCAAGCTGCATGTTCTGGAACGGTTTGGCTTTCCTTTTTTTCTGGACAAACTCGGAAGAAGAAAGATATTCATTGGGGGCTTACTGACCTTCGTCATCGCTTTATACGTGCTTACGTCTATGGTATGGCAAATTAGTATTGAAGGTAACGAGCAAATTACCAAAGCGGAGATCATGCAGGCTGCTTCTCAGCAGGGCATACATAAATTTCAATGGAAATTCCGCATGAAGAGCTCTGAAGAGCTTTCTCGAGAAATTCAAAACATGCTCCCCCGAGCAGCGTGGGTAGGGGTCGAGATACGCGGGACACATGTTGTCATTAAAGTGGTAGAGGCAACAATACCGGATAAGAACCCGCTGATGAATCCGCGTAATTTAGTAGCCTCTAAGAATGCGCTTGTTACAGAAATCTATTCTGACAGAGGGCGGCCGATGGTTAAGCCGAATACGTATGTCCGTAAAGGGGACGTGCTGATCTCAGGAATTATCGGCGATGAAGAGAACAGCCAGGTTGTCGTGGCAAGCGGAAAGGTGAAGGGGATTGTCTGGTATACCTCACATATTGAAGCTCCTCTCACGAAAAGCTACAAGGCTTATACGGGCGAGTCATCGTATCGCAGATATCTGGTTTTTGGAACCAGAGCTCTTCAGCTTACAGGCTACGGCAAGCTTCCATATGAGGCATCGGAAATCATCCCGAACAGGAAGAAGCTTCAGCTAGGCGCATTTACACTGCCGGTTGGCTGGCTTTCCGAGAAGGTTATGGAGGGTTCAAATGATCAATGA
- a CDS encoding sporulation protein YqfD translates to MINEPIDLDTAKKAGLEQARARLLAASGSDSRIVGEKILHEKTENGKVYMEVHFEVEEYITEEQPIVTQGE, encoded by the coding sequence ATGATCAATGAACCCATCGATCTGGATACTGCGAAGAAGGCTGGTTTGGAGCAAGCAAGAGCCCGGCTTTTGGCTGCTTCTGGAAGCGATTCGCGCATTGTAGGTGAAAAAATTTTGCATGAGAAAACAGAGAATGGTAAAGTTTATATGGAAGTACATTTCGAAGTGGAAGAATATATAACCGAAGAGCAACCAATTGTCACACAAGGAGAATGA
- a CDS encoding PhoH family protein: MVENVQTVKVALKNPAEGLALFGPQDKFLHLIEREITAQIYTREAEITIQGAAAEVNSLQQLFEVLVQLIRNNYTLTERDILYAVELAKQMKADQLLELYKGEITTTHRGKPIRVKTIGQRQYVATIKKKDIVFGIGPAGTGKTYLAVVLAVAALKEGQVKRIVLTRPAVEAGESLGFLPGDLQEKVDPYLRPLYDALNDVLGPEQVAKSLERGLIEIAPLAYMRGRTLDDSFIILDEAQNTTPEQMKMFLTRLGFGSKMVITGDVTQIDLPRGKSSGLVEAQRILNSIAEIGFIHFDEQDVVRHSLVQKIIVAYNEAND, encoded by the coding sequence TTGGTAGAAAACGTACAAACCGTCAAAGTTGCATTGAAAAATCCTGCTGAGGGACTTGCGCTGTTTGGACCGCAAGACAAGTTTCTGCATTTGATCGAAAGGGAAATAACTGCGCAAATCTATACGCGTGAAGCGGAAATAACGATTCAAGGGGCTGCTGCCGAAGTGAACTCGCTTCAGCAGCTTTTTGAGGTTCTTGTTCAATTGATCCGCAATAACTACACGTTGACAGAACGAGATATTTTGTATGCCGTCGAGCTGGCCAAGCAAATGAAGGCCGATCAGTTGCTCGAGCTGTACAAGGGTGAAATTACAACAACTCATCGCGGCAAGCCGATCAGAGTGAAAACTATTGGTCAGAGGCAGTATGTAGCCACGATTAAAAAGAAAGACATTGTCTTTGGAATCGGTCCAGCAGGTACCGGTAAGACCTATTTGGCCGTCGTGCTGGCGGTTGCCGCGTTAAAAGAAGGCCAAGTGAAGCGAATTGTGCTTACCCGTCCTGCTGTTGAAGCAGGGGAGAGTCTAGGGTTTCTGCCAGGTGATCTACAGGAAAAAGTTGACCCGTATTTGCGACCATTGTATGATGCTCTTAACGACGTATTGGGTCCCGAGCAGGTTGCGAAGTCTCTGGAGCGGGGATTGATCGAGATTGCCCCTCTCGCCTACATGAGAGGTCGTACGCTCGATGATTCGTTTATTATTCTGGATGAAGCCCAAAATACGACGCCGGAACAAATGAAAATGTTTCTCACGCGACTTGGTTTTGGTTCTAAAATGGTAATAACCGGAGATGTCACACAGATCGATTTGCCGCGTGGAAAATCCTCGGGACTTGTTGAAGCGCAGCGAATTTTGAACAGTATTGCTGAAATTGGGTTTATCCACTTTGATGAACAGGACGTTGTACGTCATTCACTCGTTCAAAAGATTATTGTTGCCTATAACGAAGCGAATGACTAA
- a CDS encoding HD family phosphohydrolase — translation MKNEVQIKGKFHYRLIGWKYSNWVRALLFLLLALLFYGSLYTKLVPQVYDIQLGAISEKTIYAPRQIENAVATEQAKEDAAKRVQPVYQVVNLRNDALIDAIFDRLLLINSDEEVKFDDKVSIYRRVIPQLISDLESESIKSLQASGQYNDQLMEQISQGLTEQQYKLPEEAYFKLPRLTKEDLAAMLPVTKDIVSKLMNDQILDAQPARAKVAELVNTSPLTKNTTREMVTEIARAVITPNKFYDQKGTDDARGQARESVKPVFINKNEVLVNEGDVITEEIYARLDTLELLKDKANHLPQLGLVILSILLSFVMVMFVKQSVLPIQYNNSQLVMLLLIFIINTAAMKIISLGQNLDYPHIGYLAPTALGSVLIAILLDAPIAFISSVLFSLMASIIFNTEHVQLFDFRYGLVSLVICFSAVFAIQRASQRATILKAGLMISFFSMLTITSVMLLEDQWTQKDALFSLSFAAAGGLLTAVFVIGLLPFFEAAFGILSPLKLVELSNPNHPLLRKLLTETPGTYHHSVMVGNLSEAAAESIGADGLLCRVGSYYHDVGKTKRPSYFIENQTNIENPHDRIDPNLSKSIIIAHPRDGVEMLKEFKMPKPIRDIAEQHHGTTLLHYFYHKAVKQAEEEGSDKEYREEDFRYPGPKAQSKEAAIVGIADSVEAAVRSLRNPTLEQIDSMVHKIIKSRLDDGQFNECDLTLKELDTIAKTLNETLLGIFHSRIEYPSELAPKKAN, via the coding sequence ATGAAGAATGAAGTGCAGATTAAAGGCAAATTTCATTATCGGCTGATCGGATGGAAATACAGCAACTGGGTGCGTGCCTTGTTATTTCTCCTCCTGGCTCTACTGTTTTATGGATCTCTGTATACGAAGCTTGTCCCACAGGTCTACGATATACAGCTTGGAGCGATTAGTGAGAAGACGATATATGCACCGAGGCAAATCGAGAATGCAGTTGCCACCGAGCAGGCCAAGGAAGACGCCGCCAAGCGGGTACAGCCGGTTTACCAGGTTGTAAACCTTAGGAACGATGCACTGATTGACGCGATTTTTGACAGGCTTCTTCTGATTAACAGTGATGAAGAAGTGAAATTTGATGACAAAGTGAGTATATACAGACGTGTAATTCCGCAATTAATCAGTGATTTAGAGAGCGAATCCATTAAGTCTCTGCAAGCCAGCGGCCAATATAATGATCAGCTGATGGAGCAGATCAGCCAAGGGTTAACGGAGCAGCAGTATAAGCTCCCCGAGGAAGCGTATTTTAAGCTTCCTAGATTAACCAAAGAGGACTTGGCCGCCATGCTTCCAGTCACGAAAGATATCGTGTCCAAGTTAATGAACGATCAAATTTTGGATGCTCAGCCTGCTCGCGCTAAAGTGGCCGAGCTTGTCAATACTTCACCTCTTACGAAGAATACGACAAGGGAAATGGTAACTGAAATCGCGCGGGCAGTCATTACGCCGAACAAGTTTTATGACCAAAAAGGCACCGATGACGCAAGGGGACAAGCAAGAGAAAGTGTAAAGCCGGTCTTTATCAACAAGAATGAAGTGCTGGTCAATGAAGGCGACGTAATAACGGAAGAAATCTATGCCAGGCTAGATACGTTGGAGCTGCTGAAAGATAAAGCGAACCATCTTCCACAGTTGGGATTAGTTATTTTGTCTATTTTGCTGTCCTTTGTTATGGTGATGTTCGTGAAGCAGAGTGTTTTACCTATCCAATACAACAACTCGCAGTTAGTGATGCTACTGCTAATATTTATCATTAATACAGCTGCGATGAAAATTATATCGTTAGGTCAAAACCTGGACTACCCACATATCGGATACTTGGCTCCAACCGCTCTTGGAAGCGTTTTGATCGCGATATTATTGGATGCGCCGATTGCTTTTATTTCTTCCGTTCTTTTTTCCTTAATGGCGAGCATCATTTTTAATACCGAGCATGTGCAGTTGTTTGATTTTAGATACGGGCTTGTCAGTCTGGTCATCTGTTTTAGCGCTGTGTTTGCTATCCAGCGTGCCAGTCAACGCGCAACAATATTAAAAGCCGGTCTTATGATCTCGTTCTTTTCTATGTTAACCATTACTTCGGTTATGCTGCTGGAGGATCAATGGACGCAGAAGGATGCTTTGTTTTCGCTGTCGTTTGCAGCTGCCGGAGGACTGCTTACAGCCGTATTCGTCATTGGACTGCTGCCTTTCTTTGAAGCTGCTTTCGGGATTCTGTCTCCATTGAAGCTGGTGGAGCTGTCGAATCCGAACCATCCGCTTCTCCGTAAGCTGCTTACAGAGACGCCGGGTACTTACCATCATAGTGTTATGGTCGGGAATTTGTCCGAAGCTGCTGCCGAATCGATCGGTGCAGACGGTCTGCTGTGCAGGGTAGGCTCTTACTATCACGACGTCGGGAAAACCAAAAGGCCAAGCTATTTTATCGAGAATCAGACGAACATTGAGAACCCACACGACCGTATCGATCCGAACCTAAGCAAATCCATCATTATTGCACATCCTCGTGATGGCGTGGAGATGCTGAAGGAGTTTAAAATGCCGAAACCGATTCGCGACATTGCGGAACAGCATCATGGTACGACTTTGCTGCATTACTTCTACCACAAAGCAGTCAAGCAGGCGGAGGAGGAAGGAAGCGACAAAGAGTATCGGGAAGAGGATTTCCGCTATCCGGGTCCTAAAGCACAGTCCAAAGAGGCGGCGATTGTCGGAATTGCCGATAGTGTGGAAGCCGCTGTTCGGTCACTTAGAAATCCGACACTCGAGCAGATCGATTCGATGGTTCATAAAATTATTAAATCCCGGTTGGACGACGGTCAATTTAACGAGTGCGACCTGACGCTCAAGGAATTGGATACGATCGCCAAAACGCTGAATGAGACGCTGCTTGGTATCTTCCACTCCAGGATTGAATACCCAAGCGAACTAGCGCCCAAAAAGGCAAATTAA
- the ybeY gene encoding rRNA maturation RNase YbeY, whose product MTGDLTLEWSSEQEIREITPSFIAKLEELLRLAGEQENVTVGEVALTFVDDDAIHELNKQYRGMDKPTDVLSFAMSEFGEDEIEINYEDDGDSLLDEEGEDDVAEAFIEPLGDIIISVPRAIEQAEEYGHSVDRELGFLFVHGFLHLIGYDHQSEEEEKVMFAKQEAILQKAGLMR is encoded by the coding sequence ATGACAGGCGATTTAACACTTGAGTGGAGCAGCGAGCAAGAGATAAGAGAAATAACACCTAGCTTTATTGCTAAGCTGGAGGAACTTCTTCGTCTGGCTGGTGAGCAGGAGAATGTAACTGTGGGCGAAGTCGCCCTTACATTTGTTGATGATGATGCTATTCATGAACTGAATAAGCAGTATCGCGGAATGGACAAACCGACGGATGTGCTTTCCTTTGCAATGAGTGAATTCGGCGAGGATGAGATTGAGATTAACTATGAGGATGACGGAGACTCGCTGCTCGACGAGGAAGGCGAAGACGATGTCGCGGAGGCGTTCATTGAGCCTCTAGGTGATATCATTATTTCGGTTCCCCGCGCTATTGAGCAAGCCGAGGAATACGGCCACTCTGTTGATAGAGAGCTCGGATTCTTGTTCGTTCATGGTTTTCTACATTTGATCGGATATGATCATCAGTCAGAAGAAGAAGAAAAAGTCATGTTTGCCAAGCAAGAGGCGATCCTGCAAAAGGCAGGCTTGATGCGATAA
- a CDS encoding diacylglycerol kinase: MAGGFRNWRRSFRYAYEGIKYALDTQRNMKFHFCVAFLVLLAALLCRLPKTDILFILLAVTLMIVTELINTAIEKTVDLAMPDRHPLAKIAKDVAAASVLVSAGFAVIVGMVVFYEPLDLLFRRSKLQDTPVTAGTIWVLIALVVLTVIVIETRFSDKGKLVRPSLLSAIAFAVSTVIAIFTGITIAALLAYLLAFMISMILYDKKTRPFAPLFMGAVIGAAVVILAFACYQFM; the protein is encoded by the coding sequence ATGGCCGGCGGCTTCCGCAATTGGCGCAGGAGCTTCCGTTACGCGTATGAAGGAATTAAATATGCTTTAGACACGCAGCGCAATATGAAATTCCATTTTTGCGTTGCGTTTCTTGTTCTGTTGGCCGCATTATTGTGCCGATTGCCTAAAACAGATATTCTGTTTATTTTATTGGCGGTAACACTGATGATTGTGACAGAGCTGATCAATACGGCAATTGAAAAAACAGTGGATTTGGCAATGCCAGACCGCCATCCATTAGCGAAGATAGCCAAGGACGTCGCTGCGGCGTCCGTATTAGTTTCAGCCGGCTTCGCCGTGATTGTGGGGATGGTCGTGTTCTATGAACCGCTGGACCTTTTGTTCAGGCGATCGAAGCTGCAAGATACCCCCGTGACGGCAGGAACAATATGGGTTCTTATTGCGCTTGTGGTTCTCACCGTGATTGTCATCGAGACACGCTTCTCTGACAAAGGAAAGCTTGTTCGTCCCAGTCTTTTGTCGGCAATCGCCTTTGCGGTGTCAACCGTTATTGCTATATTTACAGGGATCACAATCGCCGCGCTGCTTGCCTATCTGTTAGCTTTCATGATATCTATGATTTTATATGATAAAAAAACACGTCCATTCGCACCGCTGTTCATGGGAGCTGTGATCGGAGCGGCGGTCGTCATTTTAGCATTTGCATGCTATCAATTTATGTAG
- a CDS encoding cytidine deaminase, with protein sequence MNAQQLLQSAAEARNRAYTPYSHFKVGAALLGADGQIHMGCNIENAAYGPTNCAERTALFRAVADGHSPKSFHAIAVIGDTEDPIAPCGVCRQVLVELCRPDMPVYLGNLKGEMLKTTVAELLPGAFTPKDLQSLEEQE encoded by the coding sequence ATGAATGCTCAACAATTACTTCAATCTGCTGCAGAAGCTAGAAATAGAGCGTACACCCCTTATTCCCATTTTAAAGTCGGAGCCGCGCTTCTAGGAGCTGACGGTCAGATTCATATGGGATGCAACATCGAGAATGCCGCTTATGGTCCGACGAACTGTGCAGAACGGACCGCTCTCTTTCGCGCGGTAGCTGACGGCCATTCGCCAAAGTCTTTTCATGCTATTGCAGTCATTGGAGATACCGAAGATCCTATTGCTCCTTGTGGAGTCTGCCGCCAAGTGTTGGTTGAGCTTTGCCGGCCGGATATGCCTGTTTACCTGGGCAATTTGAAGGGTGAGATGCTGAAAACAACCGTGGCTGAGCTGCTTCCCGGAGCGTTTACACCTAAAGATTTACAATCATTGGAGGAACAAGAGTGA
- the era gene encoding GTPase Era, with protein MSKKEFKSGFVAIIGRPNVGKSTLMNHIIGQKIAIMSDKPQTTRNKIHGVYTSENGQIVFLDTPGIHKPTSKLGDYMSKVAHGTLGEVDAVLFLVDVAEGIGGGDRYIIEQLKRVETPVILVLNKIDKVHPEDLLPIIVNYKDLYPFAEIVPISALQGSNVTTLLEQIVKYLPEGPQYYPADQVTDHPEQFVCAELIREKILHMTREEIPHSIAVQIEDMRVEENGLVRISAVIFVERDSQKGIIIGKQGSLLKEIGKQARHDMEALLGSKTFLELWVKVKKDWRNHERVLRDLGFRNE; from the coding sequence GTGAGTAAAAAAGAATTTAAGTCAGGATTCGTGGCGATCATCGGCCGGCCGAATGTCGGCAAATCAACATTGATGAATCATATTATCGGCCAGAAGATTGCCATTATGTCGGACAAACCGCAAACGACACGTAACAAAATTCACGGCGTCTATACGTCCGAAAACGGTCAAATTGTATTTCTCGATACCCCGGGAATCCATAAACCCACATCAAAGCTCGGGGATTATATGAGTAAGGTTGCGCACGGTACTCTTGGTGAAGTGGATGCCGTACTTTTCTTAGTAGACGTAGCCGAAGGTATCGGAGGCGGAGACCGGTACATCATAGAGCAGCTGAAGCGGGTGGAAACGCCGGTTATCCTCGTTTTGAATAAAATTGATAAAGTGCACCCGGAAGATCTGCTTCCTATCATTGTCAATTATAAAGATTTGTATCCTTTTGCTGAAATCGTTCCGATCTCCGCATTACAAGGCAGTAATGTGACAACGCTGCTGGAGCAGATTGTTAAATATTTGCCGGAGGGACCTCAATATTATCCTGCCGATCAAGTGACCGATCATCCGGAGCAATTTGTTTGCGCCGAGCTGATCAGGGAAAAAATCCTTCATATGACGAGGGAAGAGATTCCGCATTCAATTGCTGTTCAAATTGAAGATATGCGAGTCGAGGAGAATGGATTAGTGCGAATTTCTGCGGTCATTTTCGTAGAAAGAGATTCGCAAAAAGGGATTATTATTGGCAAGCAAGGCAGCCTTCTTAAGGAAATCGGCAAGCAAGCGAGACATGATATGGAAGCGCTCCTCGGCTCCAAGACGTTTCTGGAGCTGTGGGTAAAGGTGAAGAAGGATTGGCGCAATCATGAGCGCGTTCTGCGTGATTTGGGCTTTCGCAATGAGTAA
- a CDS encoding YqzL family protein, with protein MKDFSWKYFSMTGDVDAYLLYKQVAGAADTAPEVQVEDQSNEEPLDIQELS; from the coding sequence ATGAAAGACTTTTCGTGGAAGTATTTTTCAATGACCGGTGATGTGGATGCCTACCTGCTTTACAAACAGGTTGCCGGGGCAGCTGATACTGCTCCAGAAGTTCAGGTAGAAGACCAAAGTAACGAAGAGCCGCTGGATATTCAGGAACTTAGCTAA
- the recO gene encoding DNA repair protein RecO has product MLRSLQGIVLRSMDYGEGNKIISLFTPELGKVSLMARGAKKVKSRHAAVTQLFTYGDFVFFKAGGQMGTLNHGEIVEAHHKLREDLYMSAYASYLVEMTDRMLGDEEGSAYLFEQLKAGLTAIESEKDMQIVVHLYEMKMFELAGYLPVTDACAACGNHMELTMFSPSLGGCLCARCRFKDNQAIAISEGTLKLLRLFTRMDIRRLGSVQVKPETKTELKICMRSYMDFHIGIQWKSRSFIEQMEEYDI; this is encoded by the coding sequence GTGCTTCGCAGCTTACAAGGGATTGTTCTCCGTAGTATGGACTATGGAGAAGGGAATAAAATCATAAGCCTCTTCACGCCTGAATTGGGAAAGGTAAGCCTAATGGCTAGAGGCGCGAAAAAAGTGAAGAGCAGACATGCCGCCGTTACGCAGCTATTTACGTACGGCGATTTTGTGTTTTTCAAAGCTGGCGGACAGATGGGCACCCTCAATCATGGTGAAATTGTCGAAGCTCATCATAAATTGAGAGAAGACCTTTACATGTCCGCTTACGCCTCTTATTTGGTTGAAATGACGGATCGGATGCTTGGGGATGAAGAAGGCAGTGCCTATTTATTCGAGCAGCTAAAGGCAGGGCTTACTGCTATCGAATCCGAGAAAGATATGCAAATTGTGGTTCATCTGTATGAAATGAAAATGTTTGAATTAGCCGGATATTTACCCGTAACTGATGCTTGTGCTGCTTGCGGTAACCATATGGAGCTCACCATGTTCAGTCCTTCACTTGGAGGATGCTTATGTGCCCGCTGCCGATTTAAGGACAATCAGGCCATTGCTATATCTGAAGGAACGCTTAAGCTTCTGAGACTGTTCACCCGTATGGATATCCGGCGACTTGGTTCTGTTCAAGTAAAGCCAGAAACGAAAACGGAGCTTAAGATTTGTATGAGAAGCTATATGGATTTTCATATCGGCATACAGTGGAAATCTCGCAGCTTCATAGAGCAAATGGAGGAATACGACATATAA